The genomic interval GAAATGGTAGAtaagcattttccattttaaataaagccAAACATAAAATCTCGTCAGAAATGAAATCATCTTTATTTGTTAAAATAGTTGTACTGTGTACAAAGGAAATAACCATAATTTACCATACTTAAGGCATAGAacattgggggttttttgcttccACTGGAAGAACAGTATTTTAGAACTAAAGAATTGTTAGAATCAGACATTGATAGCAgtcataaaataataatataataataaatacttcACATTCATATAATCTGAATTTATAATAATCCAAGCAATTCAGCATTAACTAACACATCTTAATCTGCCTCCAACATGTAGCTGGAAGTGTCTTCTGTagctcacagaagaaaaaagttgtaTGACTCATGGTGAGGGTTACATCAACCCTAAGATATTTCCCTTTGTCCAGTTTCACAACTGCCAACGGCAGAGCTCCAGGAAGACGGTGAGCAAGCAAGCAAGTGCAAACACTGTTTGCTGTAATCTTAGCCCATTAGAATATAGTCTGgtaatttcctccttttctgatTTCAGTTCTACAAAATATCAAGAAAATAGAATGGTTAATGAGTAAAACGTGTAAATTTCAGAACACAAGCATTTTCAAGATACTTTGAAAGTCCTCCGACATCTCACAGGTACTTAAGTTAAAGGTATCAGCTGTTAAAGCCAATCAAAGAGGCTGTTCTCAGGGGAGAGATGTGAATAGATGTCCCATCAATGATCGTTTGAGGAGCAACTGATAGCACTTATCAGCTCTTGCAGGCATTAATCTCAGAATAATCAAAAGTAAATACCAAGCAAAAGCAAGAGCAAGATCTTCACAAGAGGTATGCACTCAAGTCTGCATGTAGCCTTTTAACCCTTCCTTTAACAAGAAGAGACTTCATTTATTTAGCACAAGCAGAAAGCCATACCCTCATGCATCTGAAACCCACTcagtccctgctcagagggTGAGCAGATGATTCTCCACTGCCACCTTTATTGCCTTTGCTAAACTGAGCTCAACAATAGTAAGCAGTAGACTGCTTTTACTGACCACGGCAAGGCCTCTTAGGTCTTTTGCTCCTGTAACAGGAAACAACAGGGCTGATTCAAAGGTGAACACCCAAGGGAACTTGAACATTTAACTCTTCTGAAGAGTGTAACGAGCCAGTTGGGTGCCACAAATAATTAGTCAATACAGAAGACTTCAAGGCAAAAGtggttttggtggtgttttttttgttttggtggggtttgtgTGTTTCGGTTTGTtgtggtggttggttttttgtggggttttttttttggtttttttggttttttttgtctgtggtTGCAAAGATAGGAATGTCacctttcttttgcatttcacttATTTGGACTTGTGGGCTTACCACACGGTAGGGCATATTCTGGGGAACTAAGATGCTCAAGTTTTGAAATTTGTATTTACTTCTGAGTTGGTGGTATAACTCAGGAGTTACAGCTTCTGTGCACTGCTACTCAGATAGAAATCTGGTCAGGAAAGAAGAGGCTGGTAGTTCCCTGGGGCGCAAATGAATCTTGAAGCTATTTAGGTCTGTTGTTTTCTTACCCTGCTGACTAGCGATATGGGCAcaactgaaggaaaatatattaCAGCACAGGGTGGGATTGAGACATCGTGGATGGAGAAGGGCAAGAATATTTTGCACTAACTTTGTCACTGGtgataaaataatattaaactCTTTTTAGTCATCTGAGAGTATTGAAAATAGTCTGGATCTCAGCAGCCGGTTCTCCATGGAAAATAAGTACCTGTAAAGCAATCCTTCAAGTGTTTATGCTAGCTGATACACGTTTTCAAAAATACTCAAACCTTTATACAGGGATTTATCACAGGCTGATGTAATAAAGACTTAAAGTAATATAGTGCTTTTGAAGGAGACTGGGTGCTACTACTTTATACTGATCAGAACTATGGCTACACGTTTTTTTGTAGAGTGTGCTCAGTCTTAGAACTCTGTACAAGAATATTTTGAAGATTAAGATACAGATCTTAAAATAAGGTTCAGACTAGTTTTCTGCCATTTATGTGTTAAGTAGCTTGTGCAAGAACATGTAAGTTTTCAGTACTTGTTTCTCTAGTGTAATACTGGTTTCTACCTCTACCACACCAGTTCacaatactgttttttctttcctcatctaagaaacatttttgtatgCTTGGATGTAGTTTAGTTGTACAAATTGTTGTGGTTAAGTGGGAAGTCATAGAcatgtgcagcttttgcagaacagagaaacatttaaacCCTgtaattttcaattaaaatggGGGAACGTTTCCTACTGCACAGCTTTATAAAGATCTCAAAGTATTTTATGTGATGTACTATACAGGCAACAGCAGTATTATTTACTGTCTCACTAATCCATTCTCTGAAGCAAGGTAGGCCACTGCAGAAGTCTAAACAGAGCACATACAGCATCCTCTGAGTACCCCGCCTTTGCAGAAGGCAATTCTGTTACCCATAAGATAAAAATGGTTGACAATGCCATTCCTTACCACAGTTATCGTGCATTATTTCTGAGAGACAGTTCAGAGTACCATAGCCGCACCGACACAGCCAACAGCCCTTCAGCACCCAGGCGCCATGGGCAATGCTGCCGCAGTTGCTGTCAAGGACAAGGGAGACATTTGGTATGTCCCTGATCCCACCACACAAAATACCCATCCAGAGCAGCTAGCTCactctttctggttttggtctGGTTTTTACCTTTGCCGCTCATCATGTTCACAGTATCTGCCAGTGAAATGCTTTAGGCAGGCACAGAAAGCCCCTAGGATACAGGTCCCTCCATTTTGGCAGCAGTGTCTGTTCAGTTTTTTACCTGCAAGACAATATTACACAGGTTTCCAAACATCCTGGGGGCTCTCAACCTCCCCTTTTCTTCACTTGTTCTCTCAGGTTTCTCCAGTTGCCAAAGGATCTTAAGAATATCTAGTTTTATTGTCTTTAGAGACAATAAAATTATCTGCCTGTTAGGAGTGTTTGTTCAGTTAAGCCCAGTTTGTTTAGTTAAGGATTAGAAGCAAACGACTAGGGATTATAGGGCGGTCAAGAAGCAATGCCTGGCAAGTcctgtagcagcagcagcatatattcaagtgaaatatttcactttgaCGGAGGAAGGTTTCAGTCATGCCAAGAGACAGGGCATTGTTACCTGGAAGTGGTGCTTATTTTTGGAGAAAGGAGGCTTTGTTACTGGGAAGAGTTGCTTATTTTTGAGAGGGGAGGGGAATGTTCCCTCAAGAGTTTCTCAGACTCCGGGGACTGAGTACTAATCTAAAACTTTTTATATGTGGAAGGAAACATAATTATGTCCtcgattttttttccccctgttagTACTCTTGCTTTCCAATAgctcaaactttt from Gavia stellata isolate bGavSte3 chromosome Z, bGavSte3.hap2, whole genome shotgun sequence carries:
- the LOC104251974 gene encoding cryptic protein, which encodes MQQLSVRSFGPLPSAQAFLEDLTGISGCRKMYWGNHVSILFTVTLVWQAVHLGKGREKEEHEGHVKSLNATAQKQQPKNEGTIINALSDMNQSYESRKQQNSRALVPFTGITESKKLNRHCCQNGGTCILGAFCACLKHFTGRYCEHDERQSNCGSIAHGAWVLKGCWLCRCGYGTLNCLSEIMHDNCELKSEKEEITRLYSNGLRLQQTVFALACLLTVFLELCRWQL